AAAACTATATTAATTAGAACACTTGAGATATATAACTATGTAACAAGAATTAGTTATATAAATCATCACACTTGTGAAAGCCATGTGACTAGTAAATGTCACTTTAtcatttaaagttaaaataatcatGTTTCAAAACACAACCACGTAAAATGTTGCTATAATAAAACCTTTTttctatataaatataaaaacataTACCTAACTAAAAACCATAAATTATCCCGTCTCTTTTCCTCACCATATAAAAACACACCCACACACTCATGATTACCATCTCCAATCCAGGTATTTGCTCTTTCAACCtaatatatttttagtttttgtatATATACGTTCATGTTCATATTTTTTGTGTTTACAAAAAGGTAAACTTTGGGATCAATCCGTAAGTGTTGGTAAAATGGTTTTGGGGAAGTTGATGGCAACGCTGAAGACGAAACTAAGGACTTTGAAGATGAAGACGTCGGCTGTTGATGATGGAAATTCTTCGCATAGTTATGACAAGATTGAGAAAAGCGAAAGTATGAGAGTCGAAATAAGAAGCAAGAAAGCACGTAAACTCATTGAAGAAACCCTCAGGGTTGCTGATTCTCCCAAAACCACAAAAAGTTACTCTTTTTGAGACTAGTCATATGTTATCACACTCATGTACTTGTAATTTATTTGCAAAACAGTATAAACTGAACATATTTTTATTTCTAGTTTTTATGCATAACAAAGTGCAGCGTCCTGGGTATGGAAATTAACAAAGAAGGACCCTTGATTATTTTTTGCACCAAAAAAACAAGTGATAAATAAGTAATAAAAATGTGTGGCTGCTGGGATTCGAGCCCAGGTCTCCACGGCCACAACGTGGAATTCTTACCACTAAACTACAGCCACTTTGTGTTATAACACTCAATATAAACCTATGTATCTATAAATCTTTACAAAATTGGGAATCAGTAATCTTCTTATCACATGTATTGTATTTTAATGACCtacttatattatatttattttcattcttctttataactaaaaaatacaaaataagACGTGTATTACAtctttattattttgtttttagtatttagtatcaTTTCTTTAATTCATGTAACTGGGAAAATGGTATAGCGTGGATTTGGTTAGTAACATTTTTTTAATACAATCTAAGAAATTTGATTTGGAAGTATAATTTGCAAAGGGTTTGAATTTGAAGAATTTGGAATCTAATAAGTCATCCGAACTTCATATGCATTGGGTGACAACTAGGGGTGCAAAAGAGCCGAGcagctcgcgagctactcgagatcggctcgataAAAAGCTCGAatgagccgagccttatcgagcccgagcccgagcttgaaaTTAGGATCGATTAGATATCGAGCCCAAGCTCGAGCCTTGTAAGTGTAGCTCGTTTAGACTCGTCAAGCCTTATCAAGCTTAGTGTACTTTAGAATTTAAACTATGTATTACTTTTTGAGGAACTAGATGTTTTTTTAAATGAGTTCTCAAACTGTCCGAGCCTTGGCTCAATAACAGCCAAAAACGTCCTCGAGTCGAGCTTTAGCTTGTTTTAACTCATGCCATACATATTTAGATCAAgctttcgagccgagctcgagcccaaaATCCAAGGCTcaaatcgagtcgagctcgagcttcaggAAGTTGTAACAAGCCTAGCTCGATTAAGGTaaggctcgggctcggctcatttgcaccccCTAGTGACAACAATTACGAAGGCTTTAGAACCATCATTGTTCCGACTAACTACAATCACTGCCGCTCCGGCAACCATCGGACTGTTATTGCGATCGCCCACCCCAAGACTGTGTGCGCGCGTGTgcgggtgggggggggggggggctctaATTGAGCTTTAAGATGAAAAAGTGTTGCCACATAGACCCAAGTAGGCTTTTGGGTTGAGATGGCTAGATATTACTGgttgtaaattaaaaaaaacacaaaaccaCTCCCTTTGAAACCCTTCAGGCTACCCGAGCGAGTTGCTTAACTGGATCGGTTATGTACCCCGGACCGGTCCAAGCATTGTTAATAAATGTTTATTCTAGATCCTCTTAGATCATAAGCACAAAAAAATAAGAAAACATTTTTAggtaaataaattaattaattaaactttcaTGCTTTAACAGCCTTAATGGGAGGAATGGTTACAGCTAGTACAAAACTGGCCAAGGCATTACCAGGACAGATCTAAACCGGTAACCCTAAGATGCCAAGAATCACATCTACTCCGAGACCAAAATCGTCGATTGAAGAAAAGACAGACGGGTTTTCGTAAGATTCAATTTTTCTTCTGCTTCCGATGCCTTCTCACGGACCCCACGAACAACGTCCTCCGGAGCTTTCTCAACAAACTGTATACAGAAAACAAGATTCATGAGGATAATACATGCAAAGGTGATTGTTGATGGACTGATGATATAGAATAGTGAGATAATTACATTGGGAGAACTCAAACGCGCCACGAGTGCATTGTATTCGTTTTGCATCTTTGTAAGGCGTTTGGATAACCGTTGAACTTCTGCGGAAATGTCTACCATATCTGCAAGAGGAAGATATGCCTCTAGACCTTCCCCGGCCACAAGATGAACACTTTGATTTGCATCCACTAACCCAACGTAAAAAGACGTAATTAAATTCTATAACAATGTATTTGAAAAAAATACTACGCATGCGCGCGCTTATATAGATTAATGTGAGGGTGAACCTGGGGGCGAATCTGTAAAATGGATGCTTTGCAAATCGAGTCTGGACAGAAGAGCCAATACATCCTTTTCTCTCTGTCACACAAAAGAAAAGATTAAAGGTAAATTTTAAAACGAAAGTGCGACACGACATGAAACTAACAAAAAATCTGCATGAACAAGGATTGCAGGTACTTACAGAAATATACTGGATGACTTCAGAATTAGCAACGATAGATGCGGATATTCGTTTTGCAGGCTCAACAAAATATTCAGCCCTCACATTTCTTATTCCTCGCGTCTATATCAAGAAGCAAAACGAATGATAAATATCTAATTTCTATATCATATAAGTTGTCACAAATAAAAacaagagtaaaatgtcatttttgtccctgaggtttggtcacttttgagacttttgtccaaaggtttgttttttcgcatctggatccaaaaggtttgaattaacttcatccatttttaaacgttaagtcaagggtattttcGTCATTTTAGACATTTTATTTGAAATCAACCTTCTTTATTAGGAAGTACATCTAACTAAATGTTAAAAAATGGATAGAGTTAACGAGTCAGATGCAAATGGCAagattccaaaccttttggatccagatgcgaaaaacaaacctttggacaaaagtcgcaaaagcggcaaacctcagggacgaaaatgacaatttACCTTAAAAACGATACCAAATCGATGAGCTCACCAAAGCTTGcaaattttcaaatctttttatgGCGGTGAGATTACGTGGAAGTGAAGTAAGAGGCCATGGAGACACTATTAAAGCTTCTTTCCTATTAGGAAGTGCCTTGCAAACagtaagtttaaaaaaaattataattaagCCAGTACAAATTCTAGTTCATTTCTGAAGTTAATAATTATCAACTAGTTAATTACCTGCCATAATTCTTCGGTAACAAAAGGCATAAATGGATGGAGCATCTTTAATATATTTTCGTAAACATATAAAAGAACAGCTTGGGATATAGAGGCAATTTCTTTATCTTCTGATTGGTAAAGATGTGCTTTACTTGCTTCAATGTACCTACACAGAAGCAATAATCAGTTTCAACGGTTTATGAACACCCATAAAAATACAAATGTAGAAATGAAAATATTACCAATCAGCAAAATCACCCCAAAAGAAGTCATATAATTCCCGTGCAATATCGTTAAAGAAAAACTTGTCATAACTAGTTGTGACTGCATCAACGAGTGTATGCAATTTTGAAACCTACATATAGaatgttaacaaaaaaaaataatgataaaaGTAATAACAAATGTAATAAGTTATCAGAAAATCTGACTTACCACCCAATACTCTGGTAAAGGCAGCCCAATCAGATGCTCCTCCTTATCAAACTTTatgaaagatgaagaaaaaaaacaataactGTATCAGTcagtctatatatatatataggggaaggttcaaatgaaaatcactagttattgtgaaaatttgaaaactaattaaaaaagccaaaaaaacataccaatttttttttttttttttgcataccaattttcgcaactttatatatataaaaaaaatcaaaaaaaaaaatttgtagtgcacatgtgtatgtgtactacacatgtgtactacaaaaaaaaattgaaaaaaagtttttttatatatataaaaacctgcgatttttataaaaaaatattgaaaaaaaaaattggtgtgttttttaggctttttttagttagttttcgagttttcacaataaaagtggttttcatttgaaccatcccctatatatatatatatgtgtgtgtgtatacataGAGTAAACCTTATGGGCCAGTAAACTTTCCCAAGCTGATGTGTCATTTGGGCTAGGTAAATTTTGCAGAACGAACTTTCCAGCATTCCATAATTTGTTGGTAAACGCTTTATTAGATGTCAGCCTCTCTGTTGATAAATTTAGATCCTGAAATTAAAGAGAAATTAATATACACTAAAAATTAATATAAAACTAAACAGAAAAGGCACATGTGACAAACCTGACCCACGGTTCCTAAAGCAAGTGTAAAACGCAAAGCATCGGTACCAAACTCTTTGATTGTATCTAAAGGATCTATGACGTTTCCTAATGATTTAGACATTTTTCTTCCCTGAAACAGTTGCATTAATTTAAAATATACAGTTAGAAATGCATttatacaaataaatatgtatCACGGTATCATACTCACTTGAGAATCCCGAATAAGTCCATGAAGGTAGACATGTGTAAACGGGACAGTCCCAGTAAACTCAATCCCCATCATCACCATACGTGCCACCCAGAAAAACAATATGTCATGCCTGTTTGGATATGCGTTCAAATGAATAaatcaatatattattttattcaacGCATCGATAGATACTTACCCTGTTTCAAGTACTGATGTTGGGTAAAACCGCTTATAATCTTCAGCAGACACATCGGGCCAGCCCAAAGTACTAAAGGGCCATAAAGAACTACATAAAAAGCAAATAATCAATTCttataaaacatttcaaaatgccattttcatacctgaggtttggccagttttgcgactttcgtccaaaggtttgtttatCCGCATCCgggtccaaaaggtttgaaatcttgcccgttaactccatccatttttcccgttaagtcaggggtatttctatctttttttgttaacttaaaggtaCAAGCATTtggcataatgtacaagtattcaaaataccCTTACTAACTAAAAAATAATATAGGTAAAAAGACGAAAATGCCCCTGATTTAACaggaaaaaatggatggagttaacgagctggatgaaaatggcaagatttcaaacattttggatccaaatgcggaaaaacaaacctttgaacgaaagtcgcaaaaccggCCAAACCTCAAGGGaagaaaatggcattttactctttcaAAATGAACAAAATATTGCATAAAACTGCATATATAGATGATAAAACCCAGAAATCAAATTGACAAATTTAGAAGATAATTGGCCTGATTCGAGATAGGCTAGTCTCCATAAACAAAATACCACTTTTGATTaataataactgaactgaaattACAATGAAAAAAACAAAGAAATTAATACTAATCCTAAGGCAGTTACTAGCTAAAACTGATTAAAAACTTCCCCACTACTTTCCCTCCATTAATTTCTCTTGATTTAAATAATTTAAGCGGGAACTTGAATATGTGACTTGACCCGTTTACCCTTACGGATATAGACTCGAACCGGGTTCCTATCAATAGACATTAAATTTACACAATGAATTCAAATCTCTCAACGTATATCATATATCTTAGCCAGCCGATTATCATCAGAAAATTAGGAATAGATTGTATTGTTAGTTAGAGATAATCTTTTGTATTTATTTGTATATATCCTTTCCTTATTTCTTGGTTGTATCATTCCCTATATATAGGGCCCTTTGTTTATCAATAAGATCATTCAGATTTACAGCCTAATTacttttatggtatcagagccataaccgGCGCCATAACCGGCTTCTGATTACCCTCTTTCTTTCCTCGTTTTTTTTCCGATTAACCCACAACCGGATTCGTTCGGTCCTGCCACCATGCCGCCTAAGGAAGATACCGCTGAACCATCGACCAAACCCAACTCCCTCCACCCCGCATACTCCGTATCCAATATTCAGTCCAAAATCCGTACTTTGGACGAATCGAAGGTTACATATTCAGCCTGGGTCAAGTTGTTTCGTCTTCATGCTATTGCATACAAAGTGTCTAACCACATTGATGATTCAGCCGCCCCAGCCACTACCTCACCCGAGTATGATGAATGGAGAGAACTGGATGCTTTGGTCCTTCAGTGGATCTACAGCACCGTTTCGGATGACCTTCTGAAACGGCTCATGGATACGACTGTAGCCAGAGCGGCATGGACAAAGCTCGAAAAGATTTTTTTGAGCAATAAAAAGGCTCGCGCTGCGGCGCTCGAGACAAGGTTTTGCAACCTCACACTCACAGCTTGTTAGTCGGTTGATGACTACTGTCAACAACTGTCTGATTTAGCCAGCCAACTGGCTGACGTTGATCAGCCCGTTTCTGAGTCACGACTCGTTCTTCAGCTGGTTCGCGGACTCCCAGCCGAATACAACACCACTGCTTCGTTAATCAACCAGCAGGGTGTTGATTGGGATCAAGCTATTGTGATGCTTAACGATGAAGTAATCAGGATTGACGCTCAAAAGGGCTCCCAGAATACCGTTCTTGCTGCCACTACAGCGCCGCCCCCTGGCGGCTCTTCCACCAATCAGAATCAGCAATCGGATCAGCAGTCGTATTCCTCCGCCAATCGACGAGGCAGCCGCGGCAGAGGTTCGAATCGCCGGGGCAGGGGTAGAGGCAGGTCTCAGCAATCGTCCCCTTGGACCTCTTACCAGGGCCAGCCAACACCTTATCCAAACTGGGCATGGTGGACGCCTCCACCTTGCCCTTACCCGACACAGCAACAGTGGACAGCAAACAAGCAATCGGATCAGCAGTCGGCTCCCTCGGTTCAATTCACCGGCTTTCCTCAGCAGCCCGGGTTTTCTCCTGCACAGTATCCCCCACCGGGTTTCACTCAGCCGATGTACAACCCTCTCTGTCCAACCGATTTAAGTGCTGCCATGTCTAACTTACAGGTCAATTCTCCAAATATGGCTTGGAACTCAGATGTTATGGATACGGGAGCCGAGTCACACGTCACTAAAGACCAAGGTAAAATCATAATCCCTGATTCTACTCCTGTGTGTCGTAATATTTTGGTAGGTAATGGCATGTATTTACCAATTAAAGGATCAGGTACGGGGTTTCACCCTTTACCAAACCGAACCTACATACTCCCACACATCCTTTATAGCCctcaaataattaaaaatctgaTTTCCGTTAGACGTTTTACTCGTGATAATCAAGTGTCTGTcgaatttgacccgtttggtttttcTTTGAAGGACCTCAAAACTAAGAAGACACTATCTCGCCACAATAGTACCGGGACTCTTTACACGTTCACGCCGCCTCAACTGCCGCCTCAAGCCACCTTTATTGCTTCCCACCACCTACCTTGGCATGATCGTCTAGGACATCCCGGGGCGCAAGTTCTAGATATTTTGAATcgtaattttaattttcaatgtAATAAGGACAAAAGTCACAATCTTTGCAATTCTTGTCAACTTTCGAATAGTAAAAGATTACCGTTTTATTCATCTAATACTTTTACTTTTGCTCCTTTTGATATTATTCATTGCGATTTATGGACTTCGCCAATCACGAGTAAAACAGGATATAAGTATTACATGGTGCTAATTGACAACTTCTCACACTTCGTGTGGGTTTACCCCCTAAAATACAAATCTGAAACCTTTCCTACTTTTGCCAAATTCCATCAATTAATCCTTACCCAGTTTCACCGAAAAATAAAAACCTTTCAATGTGACTTAGGGGGTGAATTTGACAATTTAGCATTTAAAAATTTTGCACAACAAAATGGTTTGCTTTTTCGATTTTCGTGCCCTCAAACATCCTCTCAAAACGGACGGGCAGAACGTATGATTCGCCGCCTGAATGACATTATCCGGGCTCTCTTAATTCATGCGAATCTACCTCCTTCGTTTTGGGTTGAAGCCCTACACACGGCCACTTACCTACACAATATCTTACCAACCAAACGCCTAAACTTTTACACCCCTACCTTTGCCCTTTACCTTCGTCACCCTGATTACGAACACTTACGAGTGTTCGGATGTGCGTGTTACCCTAACACATCCGCTACCTAGCCTCACAAACTTCACCATCGGTCCATGCGTTGTATCTTTCTCGGGTATCCACCCGACTTCCGTGGCTACCGTTGCTTGGACCCCACCACAGGTAAGGTTCATATTTCTCGTCATGTGACTTTTGACGAGGCCGTGTTCCCGTACACACGTCCTACTCATCCTATCACCTATGATTTTTTGGACGACCCCACCCCACCGGGCTTCACTTTTCATCGGCCCGTAACCCAGCCCGTTACCCAGCCCGTAACCCAGCCCGTTACCCGGCCTGTTACCCAGCCTGTAACCCCATACCCGTTTACTTACTCACGTCGTCCCCGTACCAATTTGCCCACCCAAACCGGCCCACCTCACACTTCCGCTGCCATCCCAGCCCAGACCCAAACCGGCCCATCTAATCCTACTCCCTCAACAGCCCAAGCCCAGACTCAACCCACCGGTCCGATTACAAACCAACACCCGATGACAACTCGTTCCAAATCCCGGTCCAACCCTTCGGCCATACACCACACCCTTAACCTTTCACCGGTTCCTACCTCCTATTCCAAAGCCCTAACTGATCCTAATTGGTTACATGCTATGCAAACCGAGTTTACGGCATTACAGGATAATGAAACATGGGAGCTTGTTCCCCGCCCACTTGACCGTCCCGTCATTCGTTGCATGTGGTTATTTAGGCATAAATTCAAATCGGACGGATCATTGGAACGTTATAAGGCTAGGTTGGTGGTTAATGGAAATTCCCAAACGGTCGGTATTGATTGTGATGAGACATTTAGTCCTGTGGTCAAACCGGCCACTATTCGCACAGTTTTGTCTCTTGCGGTATCTCGGGCTTGGCCTATTCATCAACTTGATGTTAAAAATGCGTTTTTACACGGGGAACTACATGAGACGGTCTTTATGCATCAGCCACCGGGTTTTTATGATAGACGATTTCCTAATCACGTTTGTCGGTTGAAGAAATCACTTTATGGTCTTAAACAGGCACCAAGGGCTTGGTACACCCGGTTTGCTAATTTTATCACTTCCAAAGGGTTTCGTAGCAGCACTTGCGATCAGTCCTTATTTGTTTATCAACAGGACCCGTCTAACATTGCATATTTATTGTTATATGTGGATGATATAGTTCTCACAGCTTCTAATGATCGTCTCTTGAACAACATCATTAGCACACTCTCTCGGGAGTTTGCCATGACTGATCTGGGCAGGTTACATCATTTTTTGGGGATCAAGGTTACACAGCAAAAGAATGGTCTTTTCTTGTCTCAGGCTCAATATGCAAAGGACATAATCGCCCGTGCTTCGATGTCCTCCTGTAAACCGTGCTCAACACCGGTTGATCTTTCGTCTAAATTGAGTGCTACTGATGGGGCTTTGTTCTCGGATCCGACACTGTATCGGAGTCTGGCAGGTGCATTGCAATATTTAACTTTTACTCGTCCGGATTTGTCTTATGCGGTTCAGCAGGTGTGTCTCTTCATGCATGAGCCTCGCGATCCTCACTTCGCGTTTATGAAACGTATCATCCGTTATCTACAAGGTACAATTGACTATGGCATACGGATCCTGCGATCAGCTTCTTCTGATTTGGTCGCCTATTCTGACGCTGATTGGGGTGGCTGCCCAGATTCGAGACGCTCCACATCGGGTTATTGTGTTTTTCTTGGTGACAACCTCATCTCATGGTCAGCTAAACGTCAGCCTACTGTATCCCGATCCAGTGCGGAAGCTGAGTATAGGGGGGTTGCCAATGCCGTCGCTGAAGCGACGTGGATTCGAAATTTGCTGTTCGAACTTCACAATCCTTTAACGCGCGCATCAGTGGTCTTTTGTGACAATGTCTTCGCGGTGTATTTGTCCAATAATCCAGTTCAACATCAACGGACAAAACACATCGAGATTGACATACATTTTGTACGCGAGAAGGTTCGTCTTGGGCACATTAAAGTTCTTCATGTCCCCTCCTCTATGCAGTACGCGGATATATTTACCAAGGGATTATCTCGTGAGCTATTCCAATCGTTTCGGTCCAGCTTGAGCGTTTGTCCTCCGCCCGCTCAAACTGAGGGGGTGTCTTAGCCAGCCGATTATCATCAGAAAATTAGGAATAGATTGTATTGTTAGTTAGAGATAATCTTTTGTATTTATTTGTATATATCCTTTCCTTATTTCTTGGTTGTATCATTCCCTATATATAGGGCCCTTTGTTTATCAATAAGATCATTCAGATTTACAGCCTAATTACTTTTAATATAAACAAACCTTGAAAACCAAGTGTCGAGAACATCTGGATCTTGATATATCTCCACATCTTTTCCGTACTTCTGTTGCGCTTTTCTAAGAGCGTCATCGTTACTCCTAGCAACTATATAATCTTCTTCGCAGTCTTTACCTACGATATACCAAACGGGAATCCTGTGTCCCCACCATAGTTGTCTGCTTATACACCAATCCTTAATATTCGATAGCCAGTGATTATATATCTGAATTACCCAAAAAATACTCCGATTAAGCTATTaagaaaaaaacaaatataacTTTCTTTTGAATATTGATTGGATATTATACATACCTTTTCAAACCTTTCGGGCATGATTGTTAATTCACCTTTTTGCACTGCCTCGAGAGCCTTCTCAGCCAAAGGCTCCATAGTTACGAACCATTGTTTGCTCACTAGAGGCTCTATGATCTGATTGCATAAAAGATTagtaaaaaaaaaaccctagattattttacatttttataaatggaTAAACTGATTTGTCTACCGATTATCTCAAATAATCTTGTTTCATACGGGCTCCACCATAAATTGGTTATCAAAGAGTGATAAGTATAACTTATTAACCCTTTGTTTTAACCTAATTTGAGACTTTATTTATGTTTCATGATACACAAGCAgtctttttttcaaaaaaagagATTTAACTAACATTTTTGTCCCTATGGTTCATCCAATTATGCCAGTCCaggtcaaatttcaaatttgtaccatttccATCCCCGACTTGAAACATGCCAGTTCCGTCCAAAAAACTAACGTCTGTTAAAATCTGTTGTTTAATGAAGGGTAAAAACGTCATTTTCCTTTTTTCTATTTCCTTTTTCCTAAAGGGGTGGGCTTTTAATAGGGTTTTAAAAAGGAGGAAATAAAGAAAATGACGTTTTTACCCTTCATTCAACAAGTTTTAATAGACTTTAGTTTTTTTGGACGAAACTAGCATGTGTCAAGAATGTCAGGGACGGAAAtagtacaaatttgaaatttggcctGGACTGGCATAGTTGGACAAAGCACAGGGACAAAATGACAgttaacttaaaaaaatataacttaCTTCTCCACCCCTTTGAGATCGAGGAACTCGCGACGTGTGTGCTTCTTTCTTGACAGCTAAGCCTGTTTCTTCAAGTTCTGCCCACAATTTCTTTCTTGCCTCAAAACGATCAAGGCCGCTGAATTAACCAACCACCGAAAGAAAAGATGAAATGTTATGGTTCTTTAATTAAGAATCTTGAAAGTACATTTTACAACCCACCTATATAAACCAGCAACCTCGTTAAGTGTCCCATCTTTGTTCATAACATTGAGTATAGGAAGACCAAGTTTTCTAGCAAGAAGGTAATCATTATGATCATGCCCCGGGCTTATCTTTAAAACTCCAGTTCCAAAGTCTTTATCTACGTACTGTCATCAAGACCAAAACCATTTTATCAATAATACTTCAAAAAGGGGGGCAGTCAATAGGGCTGTAACGAACTCAACattcagcgaacagttcatgaaccgttcggtgggaagttcgtttacgttcattcatttaataaatgaacgaacacgaacaagaaatttcgttcgttaaGTTAAAcgaatgaacgaacatgaacagagggtgcgtttgttcgtttatgttctcattcattta
The sequence above is drawn from the Helianthus annuus cultivar XRQ/B chromosome 12, HanXRQr2.0-SUNRISE, whole genome shotgun sequence genome and encodes:
- the LOC110884193 gene encoding valine--tRNA ligase, chloroplastic/mitochondrial 2 isoform X3, with product MAFSNTYLLSPSSLYKLNPVLFSARRRSVTLSRFHLRIPKPRFLAVAASQNGGVFTSPEIAKSFDFTSEERIYNWWDSQGYFKPKYDGGGESFVVSMPPPNVTGSLHMGHAMFVTLEDIMIRYNRMKGRPTLWLPGTDHAGIATQLVVERMLASEGIKRVDLGREEFTKRVWEWKEKYGGTISNQIRRLGASCDWTREHFTLDEQLSQAVIEAFVKLHEKGLIYQGSYMVNWSPNLQTAVSDLEVEYSEEPGTLYHIKYRVAGGSRDDFLTIATTRPETLFGDTAVAVNPEDERYAKYIGKSAIVPMTFGRHVPIIADKYVDKDFGTGVLKISPGHDHNDYLLARKLGLPILNVMNKDGTLNEVAGLYSGLDRFEARKKLWAELEETGLAVKKEAHTSRVPRSQRGGEIIEPLVSKQWFVTMEPLAEKALEAVQKGELTIMPERFEKIYNHWLSNIKDWCISRQLWWGHRIPVWYIVGKDCEEDYIVARSNDDALRKAQQKYGKDVEIYQDPDVLDTWFSSSLWPFSTLGWPDVSAEDYKRFYPTSVLETGHDILFFWVARMVMMGIEFTGTVPFTHVYLHGLIRDSQGRKMSKSLGNVIDPLDTIKEFGTDALRFTLALGTVGQDLNLSTERLTSNKAFTNKLWNAGKFVLQNLPSPNDTSAWESLLAHKFDKEEHLIGLPLPEYWVVSKLHTLVDAVTTSYDKFFFNDIARELYDFFWGDFADWYIEASKAHLYQSEDKEIASISQAVLLYVYENILKMLHPFMPFVTEELWQALPNRKEALIVSPWPLTSLPRNLTAIKRFENLQALVSSSIWYRF
- the LOC110884193 gene encoding valine--tRNA ligase, chloroplastic/mitochondrial 2 isoform X2 yields the protein MIRYNRMKGRPTLWLPGTDHAGIATQLVVERMLASEGIKRVDLGREEFTKRVWEWKEKYGGTISNQIRRLGASCDWTREHFTLDEQLSQAVIEAFVKLHEKGLIYQGSYMVNWSPNLQTAVSDLEVEYSEEPGTLYHIKYRVAGGSRDDFLTIATTRPETLFGDTAVAVNPEDERYAKYIGKSAIVPMTFGRHVPIIADKYVDKDFGTGVLKISPGHDHNDYLLARKLGLPILNVMNKDGTLNEVAGLYSGLDRFEARKKLWAELEETGLAVKKEAHTSRVPRSQRGGEIIEPLVSKQWFVTMEPLAEKALEAVQKGELTIMPERFEKIYNHWLSNIKDWCISRQLWWGHRIPVWYIVGKDCEEDYIVARSNDDALRKAQQKYGKDVEIYQDPDVLDTWFSSSLWPFSTLGWPDVSAEDYKRFYPTSVLETGHDILFFWVARMVMMGIEFTGTVPFTHVYLHGLIRDSQGRKMSKSLGNVIDPLDTIKEFGTDALRFTLALGTVGQDLNLSTERLTSNKAFTNKLWNAGKFVLQNLPSPNDTSAWESLLAHKFDKEEHLIGLPLPEYWVVSKLHTLVDAVTTSYDKFFFNDIARELYDFFWGDFADWYIEASKAHLYQSEDKEIASISQAVLLYVYENILKMLHPFMPFVTEELWQALPNRKEALIVSPWPLTSLPRNLTAIKRFENLQALTRGIRNVRAEYFVEPAKRISASIVANSEVIQYISREKDVLALLSRLDLQSIHFTDSPPVDANQSVHLVAGEGLEAYLPLADMVDISAEVQRLSKRLTKMQNEYNALVARLSSPNFVEKAPEDVVRGVREKASEAEEKLNLTKTRLSFLQSTILVSE
- the LOC110884193 gene encoding valine--tRNA ligase, chloroplastic/mitochondrial 2 isoform X1 gives rise to the protein MAFSNTYLLSPSSLYKLNPVLFSARRRSVTLSRFHLRIPKPRFLAVAASQNGGVFTSPEIAKSFDFTSEERIYNWWDSQGYFKPKYDGGGESFVVSMPPPNVTGSLHMGHAMFVTLEDIMIRYNRMKGRPTLWLPGTDHAGIATQLVVERMLASEGIKRVDLGREEFTKRVWEWKEKYGGTISNQIRRLGASCDWTREHFTLDEQLSQAVIEAFVKLHEKGLIYQGSYMVNWSPNLQTAVSDLEVEYSEEPGTLYHIKYRVAGGSRDDFLTIATTRPETLFGDTAVAVNPEDERYAKYIGKSAIVPMTFGRHVPIIADKYVDKDFGTGVLKISPGHDHNDYLLARKLGLPILNVMNKDGTLNEVAGLYSGLDRFEARKKLWAELEETGLAVKKEAHTSRVPRSQRGGEIIEPLVSKQWFVTMEPLAEKALEAVQKGELTIMPERFEKIYNHWLSNIKDWCISRQLWWGHRIPVWYIVGKDCEEDYIVARSNDDALRKAQQKYGKDVEIYQDPDVLDTWFSSSLWPFSTLGWPDVSAEDYKRFYPTSVLETGHDILFFWVARMVMMGIEFTGTVPFTHVYLHGLIRDSQGRKMSKSLGNVIDPLDTIKEFGTDALRFTLALGTVGQDLNLSTERLTSNKAFTNKLWNAGKFVLQNLPSPNDTSAWESLLAHKFDKEEHLIGLPLPEYWVVSKLHTLVDAVTTSYDKFFFNDIARELYDFFWGDFADWYIEASKAHLYQSEDKEIASISQAVLLYVYENILKMLHPFMPFVTEELWQALPNRKEALIVSPWPLTSLPRNLTAIKRFENLQALTRGIRNVRAEYFVEPAKRISASIVANSEVIQYISREKDVLALLSRLDLQSIHFTDSPPVDANQSVHLVAGEGLEAYLPLADMVDISAEVQRLSKRLTKMQNEYNALVARLSSPNFVEKAPEDVVRGVREKASEAEEKLNLTKTRLSFLQSTILVSE